TCAATTCTTCAGAAATGAAGGAACTTCCGATCAGTAAGTCTAATTTTTCCGTGATGGAATAAGCAGCCTGTGATTGTGCATCAAATTGGGCCGAATAATAGCGTGAATCGAGATAGCCTTGTGAATTCAGGTAAGTGGAATCCAGGTATTGAAGGTTATTCTTTTGATAATTGACCGAAGAAAATACATTCCAGCGGTTCTTTTGGAATTGATGGTTCAAAGCTCCGCTGAGTCCGTAACCGTTTAAATATTGCGCGGCGTTGCTGTTGTAGAAGATTACTGCTCCTGCCAGTTCTTTGCGGTATTCATTTCCGGAAACCCGGAGTTGAAAGCGGTGGTATTGATTGGGTGAAAACTGAATGGAGGCGGTCCCGAAATATTCCAGTAAACTGTTGTTTTCTCTCCGGTCTTTGATGGTTGTATTGCCGTTCAGGTAGGTGTAAGGGTAGGATCCTCCGTATGAACGGATTTTCCCGGTTAGTGTTCCGGCCCATTTTGCAGAACGTTTTTGCAGCATCAAATAACCTTCGTATTGATCAAACGATCCGGCTTGCGCACCAAGGATAAAATTTCGCTGGTTTGTGCCTACGTACGAATGAACGGATTCGACATTGACAACCACTCCGGCAAGTTTTGCATGAATGGGGATTTGAGTGCGGGTAGGGGAAAGGGTGATTAATTCCAGTTTTTCAATGAAATCAACAGGGAAGGAACTAAGATCTGCCTGGCCGCTTTGTGTGGTCGAAACGGAAGAATGGTCCTGGACCAAAGCGGTATGTCCGGCGCCCAAACTGCGAAAACTGACGGTTTTCAGTCCGCCGACATCTCCGTAGTTTTTAATTTGAAGTCCGGGAAGCAGGTTCAGGATCTGTCCCAGGTCATTGGCTAATTTGTTCTGGATTTTATCTTTCGATAATTCGATCTGAATGCTGTTTTCCTTTTCGTTGACCGGAGAAATAACCACCTCTTCAATAGGTTTAACCTCCTGCCCGAAAACCGGACAAGAGGTTGCAATCAACAGGGTTGGTATGGAAAACCGTAAAAACAATTAGATCTTGCTGATGCGAGTTCGTGCAATTCCTTCGGAAGTGCTTGTTTCAATCAGGTACGTTCCGGCCTGGACCGCGCTTAAATCAATTTCCTGGATTCCGTTTGTTTGTTGGGATAAGATCAATTCTCCCGACAAAGCGTAAACATTGATTTGTCCGTTGGCAGATTTAACCGTGAATTTTCCCGTAGAAGGGTTCGGATAAACTTCCTGGCTCGCAAGGCTTAATTTGTTCAGGGAAGCGGTTCCGTATGTGATATTATCCAAGGCAAAATAAGCCGGAGTATTGATTCCCCAGGAACCTACATCGGAAGATTCCAGTTCGAATTCCAGGAACTGAACTTCTCCCAGTGAAGTCAGGTCAACAGTTTGCCAGGTATTTACAATATAATCTTGTGCATTAGTTGCAAAACGGTAATCTGCCAGGTAGAAAACAACCGTATCCGTTGTGTTGCTTTGAGCATCTTTCCCGATGATCAATAAACGGAACCAGTCCTCACCGTTTGTTCCGTCAGGATTTCCCTGAGCATTATTCGGTGAACCGAATACTTTCCCGAAAGCATCACCGTCGCGCATGGAAATAGCAGCGTATGTGGTATTTGTCAACTGAATGCTGCTCAATACTTTTTCAGATCCGAAATCGATGGATGAGTTCCCGTAGTTGACAGCATAATTCTGGCTTCCGTTTCCTCCTGTTCCGGTAAAAGCGGAAAAGTCGTTGGTGTATCCGGCAGTAGTGACATCTGTGGAACTGGAGTAGATAAATCCTCCGGACCAGTAGCCGGAATAGCTGTTTTCAAAATAAACTCCACCGGAAGTAAATCCTCCTGTAGAATCTGAACCGTCCCAATGTGTGTTGGGAGCAAGTGTTAAGTCGTCGAACGTAACAACCGTTTGGGCTTGTGTGTATTGGATGCAGAATACACTAACTGCAAGTAACATTTTTTTCATTGCCTTAAGCATTTAAATGTGAATAAATAAAAGCAAATGAAAAAATCAGAGAATAAGAACAAACTGAGAGAAGGGTTCCCTCATATTCGAACTCGACTTTAATCTGAAGTCTTCATTCAATTCATCGTTCCAGGCAGGTATTCTGACTTCTCTCCGGTTACTTCTCCTTCCCATTCCCGCAGGTGCGGGATCAGTGGATTTATTGAAGACCGTTTGATAAGAGTTACAGCTGCAGATACAGTTTCGGATTCTCACCGAATTCCCTATTGTCTTTTGTAAACTTACAATCGAACCTAAAACGGGGCAAAGGTATCTTTTTTTTGTGAATTGCAAATTGCGAATGACGGATGCCTGATTATTTTGGATGTTCAAATGTTCAAATGTTCAAATGTTCAAATACTTTTTTAAATAATTGTTTGCATCCATTTGATCATTGATCAATTGATAATTATCTTTTCAATTTTCAATTCATTGAACTTTTGAACTGTTTTGAACCTTTTCAACCTTCTTCACATTCACCTTTTAATAAGTTTCAATTCCTAATTCGAAAAAAAGATTATTTTTGCAACGCTTAAATAAATTTTCAAATGGCAGGAACTACCAGTTTTAATGATATTAAACGTCAATTCAAAGACAACAAAAGACTTCGTTTGATCACTTACGCAGTGGTTGGATTAATCGTTGTAATCCTTGGATACATTCTTTACAGACAATTTGTTTACGCTCCGAACAACCTAAAGGCAAACGAAGGTTACTACCGCGGGTTGAATCTGGCAGCGAAAGACTCAGTAGATGCAGCAATTGCAGAATTGGAACCGTTCGTTAAGAAAAATGACGGATATCAGGGTGGTGAAGTAGCTGAGTTTACATTGGCTCGTCAGTACATGGCTAAAGGAGATTTCCAGAAAGCATTGAAATTGCTGGAAGGTGTTAAACTGAAAGATACTTATGGTCCGGCAATGGCACTTGGTTTACAGGGAGATTGCTACAGCGAATTGGGTAAATACAAGGATGCAATGGATATGTATATTGATGCTGCTGAAGCTAATGAGAATGAGTGGACAACACCAACTTATTTGTTCAAAGCAGGTCAGGTTGCAGAAGAAATCAAGGATTTCGAGAAAGCAAAAGAACTTTACGAAAGAATTAACAAGGATTATTACATGTTCGGTCAACAAAAATCGATTGACAAATACATTGCAAGAGTATCCAATTAAATAATTAGAAACGTGGCTACAAGTTTAAAAAACTTATCAGCGTTCGATAAAGATACAATTCCAAACGGTGCCGATTTTTCAATCGGCATTGTTGTTTCTGAATGGAACGGTCATATTACTTCCAAACTCCTGGAGGGAGCAATGGAAACACTTCTGAACGCAGGAGTAAACCAATCAAACATTCATGTGAAGCAGGTTCCGGGGGCATTTGAATTGCCTTTGGGAGCTCAGTGGCTGGCGCAGAACGAACAAATCGACGGAGTGATTGCTATCGGTGTGGTCATCCAGGGAGAAACCAGGCATTTTGACTTTGTTTGTTCCGGAACAACACAGGGTATTGTAGATGTTACCTTAAAGTACAACAAACCGGTAGGATTTTGTTTGCTGACAGACAATACGGAACAGCAATCCATTGACCGTGCAGGAGGAAAACACGGAAATAAAGGTGTGGAAGCTGCAGTGACGGTACTGCGAATGATCGAACTTAAAAGAGAATTATGAATTCAAAATTCAAAATTCAAAAGTTAGGACCTTCTCTTTTGCATTTTGAATTTTACATTTTGAATTTGAAATGACATTAATCAAATCTATTTCAGGAATCAGAGGAACCATCGGTGGTTCTCCGGGAGATAATTTAACTCCGATCGATGCAGTTCAGTTTGCAGCTGCTTACGGAACCTGGCTTCGGTCCGTTTCAGGTACCGGAACATTGAAAGTAGTAGTGGGGAGAGATGCGCGCCTTTCCGGTGAAATGATTTCCACACTGGTTATTCAAACCCTTTCTGGACTCGGGATTGAAGTGATCGATTTGGGATTATCCACCACTCCGACAGTTGAAATGGCGGTTCCTTATCACCAGGCAAACGGGGGAATTATTCTGACAGCTTCACACAATCCGAAACAATGGAATGCCCTGAAGCTATTGAACAGCAAAGGAGAATTTATTTCCGGTGCGGAAGGGGAATTGTTGCTGCAAATCGCTGCTGAAGGAAGCTTCGTTTTCGCGGAAGTGGATGATTTGGGGAAAGTAACGCCCGATACTGAAGCAATTGACAGACATATTGAAGCCATTTGCCAGCTTCCGGATGTGGATATTCCGGCAATTAAAAATGCGAACTTCAAAGTGGTTGTGGATGCCGTGAACTCTACCGGAGGAATTTCTGTTCCGCAATTGCTGCGCAGGATAGGAGTCACCGATATCGTTGAAATGTATTGCGATCCGACAGGACATTTCCCGCATAATCCGGAGCCTTTGAAGGAACACCTGGTAGAATTGTCTGCACGCGTGGTTTCGGAAGGCGCTCATTTGGGAATTACCGTAGATCCGGATGTGGACCGTTTGGCTTTGGTAAACGAGGACGGATCGATGTTCGGGGAAGAATATACACTGGTTGCCGTTTCGGAATACATCCTTTCGAAAAGAAAAGGCGCAACGGTTTCCAATTTGAGTTCTACCAGAGCTTTGAGAGATATTACAGAAGAAGTAGGATGTAATTACCATGCTTCTGCAGTGGGAGAGGTGAATGTGGTAGTGAAAATGAAAGAAACCAACGCAGTAATCGGAGGCGAAGGAAATGGCGGGATCATTTACCCGGACTTACATTATGGAAGAGACTCTTTGGTTGGAATAGCCTTGTTCTTATCGCATTTGGCGCATAAAAAAATGAGTATGACGGCGCTTCGTGCTTCTTACCCGAATTACGAAATGGCGAAGAAGAAAATCGATTTGACCCCGGGAATTGACGTGGATGCAATCCTTGTGAAAATGGCCGACAACTATAAAAACGAAGAAGTGGATACCGTAGATGGTGTGAAAATCTATATCGGGAAAGAATGGGTACACCTGCGTAAAAGCAATACGGAACCGATTATTCGTGTTTATACGGAAAGTAAAGATGCGCAGGCCGCTTCGGATCTGGCAGACCGCATTATCGGAGAGATAAAAGCACTGATTTGATATCAAGGTCACTGAGCGCAGTCGAAGTGACCTTGACAGTCTAAATCATGTATAAATAGTTTAAGGAGGGTTGTTGAGCAAGTCGAAATCACCCTGTCAAATAGGATGTCTTGAAACATTCAAAAAAGGTCACTGAGCGGAGTCGAAGTGACTTTTTTCTTTTTTGTTAAAATTCTTTTGAACGAATTTTCCTTCCGGAAGTACTAAAGGGAAATTGATTCCTATGAAAAGAGTAGTTATTGTCCTCCTGGCGATTCTCCCGAGTTTCCTCTCACTTGCAGCCAACGACAAAGAAATTATTAAATCTTCCATCAGTGAAGTAACGGTTTATACCAGTGGTGCACAGATTTACCGCAAAGCAAATTTCAATGTAAAACCCGGTATTACCGAACTGATCATCGAAGGTGTAAGTCCGAATATTGATCCGAAAAGTTTACAGGTCAAAGCTTTTGGCAATGTGGTGCTGATTGATTCCAAGTACCAGGTTTACTATCCGCAACCAGAAAAGATCAAATTGGAGGGGCTTCCGCTGAAAATCCGCAAAGACATTAACCTCTTGCAGGATTCCATCGACAATATCCAGTTCGACATCAAAGAGATCCAGGATGAGATCGATGTATTGAATACCTCCAAAACTATTCTGACCAACAACGGGGCGATTCGCGGACAAGGAAAAGTGAATGATTCCATCCAGTTATTGAAGCAGGCAATGGATTATTACCAGTTGAAGATGAACGAAATCAACAAAAAATTGCAGATACTCAACAAGCGGATAAAAGCAAAAAACAACACTCTGCAGGAAATGAAT
The window above is part of the Fluviicola sp. genome. Proteins encoded here:
- a CDS encoding TonB-dependent receptor plug domain-containing protein, whose protein sequence is MIATSCPVFGQEVKPIEEVVISPVNEKENSIQIELSKDKIQNKLANDLGQILNLLPGLQIKNYGDVGGLKTVSFRSLGAGHTALVQDHSSVSTTQSGQADLSSFPVDFIEKLELITLSPTRTQIPIHAKLAGVVVNVESVHSYVGTNQRNFILGAQAGSFDQYEGYLMLQKRSAKWAGTLTGKIRSYGGSYPYTYLNGNTTIKDRRENNSLLEYFGTASIQFSPNQYHRFQLRVSGNEYRKELAGAVIFYNSNAAQYLNGYGLSGALNHQFQKNRWNVFSSVNYQKNNLQYLDSTYLNSQGYLDSRYYSAQFDAQSQAAYSITEKLDLLIGSSFISEELKGKTLVGNPYRNTSESLLGIEWKAIGKILVQVGLQGVFEKRDTTLNSQWNLLPAASWSFDLGSKNRIGVVYRYTCRQPSFSELYYQQIGNTKLRTEKAHIASLRYDLTLPFKKGISQTMIQPFYSYVYDKILAIPTKNLFIWSIQNIGISDAWGVEFTEFIQKKIKQHTLGMRINYTFQYTQDISDPLSPTYGHLLSYSPLHSGSVELDYSWKRLNFYVLGSYLGERYALNQNIPSNLLEGYFLLDAGASYTQKLKSSELTLRLSVNNITNRQYSYINYFVMPGTHFNIRLQYAL
- a CDS encoding tetratricopeptide repeat protein gives rise to the protein MAGTTSFNDIKRQFKDNKRLRLITYAVVGLIVVILGYILYRQFVYAPNNLKANEGYYRGLNLAAKDSVDAAIAELEPFVKKNDGYQGGEVAEFTLARQYMAKGDFQKALKLLEGVKLKDTYGPAMALGLQGDCYSELGKYKDAMDMYIDAAEANENEWTTPTYLFKAGQVAEEIKDFEKAKELYERINKDYYMFGQQKSIDKYIARVSN
- a CDS encoding DUF4465 domain-containing protein; this translates as MKKMLLAVSVFCIQYTQAQTVVTFDDLTLAPNTHWDGSDSTGGFTSGGVYFENSYSGYWSGGFIYSSSTDVTTAGYTNDFSAFTGTGGNGSQNYAVNYGNSSIDFGSEKVLSSIQLTNTTYAAISMRDGDAFGKVFGSPNNAQGNPDGTNGEDWFRLLIIGKDAQSNTTDTVVFYLADYRFATNAQDYIVNTWQTVDLTSLGEVQFLEFELESSDVGSWGINTPAYFALDNITYGTASLNKLSLASQEVYPNPSTGKFTVKSANGQINVYALSGELILSQQTNGIQEIDLSAVQAGTYLIETSTSEGIARTRISKI
- the glmM gene encoding phosphoglucosamine mutase, whose translation is MTLIKSISGIRGTIGGSPGDNLTPIDAVQFAAAYGTWLRSVSGTGTLKVVVGRDARLSGEMISTLVIQTLSGLGIEVIDLGLSTTPTVEMAVPYHQANGGIILTASHNPKQWNALKLLNSKGEFISGAEGELLLQIAAEGSFVFAEVDDLGKVTPDTEAIDRHIEAICQLPDVDIPAIKNANFKVVVDAVNSTGGISVPQLLRRIGVTDIVEMYCDPTGHFPHNPEPLKEHLVELSARVVSEGAHLGITVDPDVDRLALVNEDGSMFGEEYTLVAVSEYILSKRKGATVSNLSSTRALRDITEEVGCNYHASAVGEVNVVVKMKETNAVIGGEGNGGIIYPDLHYGRDSLVGIALFLSHLAHKKMSMTALRASYPNYEMAKKKIDLTPGIDVDAILVKMADNYKNEEVDTVDGVKIYIGKEWVHLRKSNTEPIIRVYTESKDAQAASDLADRIIGEIKALI
- the ribH gene encoding 6,7-dimethyl-8-ribityllumazine synthase — protein: MATSLKNLSAFDKDTIPNGADFSIGIVVSEWNGHITSKLLEGAMETLLNAGVNQSNIHVKQVPGAFELPLGAQWLAQNEQIDGVIAIGVVIQGETRHFDFVCSGTTQGIVDVTLKYNKPVGFCLLTDNTEQQSIDRAGGKHGNKGVEAAVTVLRMIELKREL